In the Nocardia asteroides genome, CGCACCGGCGACCTGGCCCGCTACTGGCCGGACGGCACCATCGAATTCCTCGGCCGCGCCGACCACCAGGTGCAGCTCCGCGGCTACCGGGTCGAGCTTGGCGAGGTGGAGAGCGCGCTGCGCACCGTGCCCGGGGTGCGGCACGCGGTCGCCGCCGCCATCGGCCCGAAGCTGGTGGCCGCCGTCTCCGGCGCCGAGATCGGCGACCCCACCGCCGCCCTCGCCGAGCTGCTGCCCGGCTACATGATCCCGGCCCGGATCGAGCACCTGGCGCAGATGCCGCTCACCGACAACGGCAAACTCGACCGCCGCGCCGTACTCGCGTTCCTGGAATCGGCCGGGGACACGGCCGAGCACGTCGCGCCGCGCGACGACCTGGAGGCCGCGCTCGCCGACATCGCGCGCGGCGTCCTCGGCTCCGGCCCCATCGGCGTGCACGACGACTTCTTCGGCCTGGGCGGCGACTCCGTGCTCGCGACCAGTTTCGTTGCCCGGGTGCGGGAGTGGCTGGAGACCGACCACGCCCTGGTCTCCGACGTCTTCGCCACCCGGACCGTCGCCGCGCTCGCCGCCCGGCTCACCGCGCGCGAGGCCGGCCGCGGCACCCCCGACCGGCTGCCGGTGGTCGCCCGGCTCTACCTCGAGGTCGCGGCCATGAGCGACGAGGAGGTCATGGCCTCCGGCTAGCAGCCCGGCAGCGGCGTCCCGACGATGATGCTGCCGACGCTGCACTCCTCGAGCTCGTCCACCCCCGCGGCGCGCACGAACGCAGCGGTGTCGCCGAAGCCCTGGGCGCAGGCGCCGAGCCCCATGGCCGTCGCGGCCAGGTACACGGTCTGCATGAGCACCCCGACGTGCTTGAGGATCACCGCGTAGGAGACCTGCTCGTAGGTCCACATGACCCGCCCGGTCCGCGCGCCGATGACCAGCAGCACCTGCGGCTCCGCGCCATCGGCGAGCGTCGCCGACGTCGACTTGACCAGGGTGGAGACCGCCGGGCTCGCCGCATCGGCGATCGGCCGCAGCGCGTGCTCGTGCGCGTCGTAGTGGTACATGCCCGGCGCCAGCCCCGCGACAGCGCGGACCACCGGATACAGCTCCAGCTCGTACACGCTGCCCCCGCTCGGGTACGGCTTGGAGACCAGCTCCTCTCCGGGCACCTCGGACCGCACCCCCCGGCTCCGCGCGGTGCGGAAGAGCAGCTCGGCGAGCTGCCCGAGCGTGATCGGCGCGGCGTCGTCGAAGGCGCGGGTGGAGACCCGGTCCTCCAGCACGGCGGTGAGCGTGGGGTCGGTGGCGCGCAGGGCCTCCAGGTCGGGGCGCGGCAGCGGGATCGGTTCGGCCGGGTACTTCGGCTTGCGCGCGGGTGGCTGCGGGAACTGCCCCTTCGCCCACTTCGTCGGCCCGAAGTGCTCCCAGGTCACAACGCGCTCGCCGAGCGTGCTGCGCCGGTGGAACCACAGGTCGGGCGCGCTCCAGCTGCGGCTGCTGAACGCCTGCTCCTCGGTGGCCGGATCGGCCAGGAAACCGCCGCGGTGCAGATCCGCCCGGAAGCGGTCCGCCGCGGGCAGCCCCGAGCCGGAGGGCTCCAGCAGCGCCAGGTACCGCGGATCGTGGATCCGGATGTCGCACCAGGACAGCGGGTGCTCGAGCACGAACCCGTCCGCATCGCGGTGCAGCACCGCGAACTTGGAGAGGGTCGCGGTCGGCGGCAGCGGCGCGGGCTCGCCCTGCGGCGGGGTCCCGAACGGCAGCACCGTGTACAGGTCGCGCCCCTCCGCGCGCACCGTGACCGCCAGCCAGCCCGCCCCCGCGAGCCGGTCCAGCAGCGGCGTGACGTCCTCGCCCGCTGCCGTCGCCAGCTCGGCGACCGTGGCGGGCCCGCGATTGAGCGTCTTGAGCGCGAGCAGCTGCCCCCGCGGCAATCCGCTGAGCTTCTGCTTCCGTGGCGGGTTCAGCAGCACCGCCGCCGCCGGGGTGATCACACAGGTGGCACCGGCCCGGAGCGCGAGCCGCGTCTCACCGGACGACATCAGAACGGGCACAGCGCGATTCCTACCGGCTGCCGACCGCGACCAGGGCCGGGTTCAGCTTGTCCAGGATGAACGGCACCGAGAGCACGGTCGGCTGGTTGACGGCGGTGATCTCCATCGTGTTCAGGAAGACCGTCGCGTTGTTCCGCACCGCGGGCAGCGCGCCGTAGCCGGGCAGCTGGCGGAACTTCTCCTCGTAGCCGGGGGAGTACCCCGCCAGCAGCAGGTCCGCGGTGACCTCGTCGATGCGCTCGGTGGAGAGCGCCAGCCTGCCGCCGGTGGCGGGCTGGTCGGCCAGGTTCTTCGGGATGGTGAGGCCGAGCGCCGTGAACACCTGCCCCGACCCGTCCGCCGCGTCGGTGAGCACCATCAGCTG is a window encoding:
- a CDS encoding SagB family peptide dehydrogenase, with product MSSGETRLALRAGATCVITPAAAVLLNPPRKQKLSGLPRGQLLALKTLNRGPATVAELATAAGEDVTPLLDRLAGAGWLAVTVRAEGRDLYTVLPFGTPPQGEPAPLPPTATLSKFAVLHRDADGFVLEHPLSWCDIRIHDPRYLALLEPSGSGLPAADRFRADLHRGGFLADPATEEQAFSSRSWSAPDLWFHRRSTLGERVVTWEHFGPTKWAKGQFPQPPARKPKYPAEPIPLPRPDLEALRATDPTLTAVLEDRVSTRAFDDAAPITLGQLAELLFRTARSRGVRSEVPGEELVSKPYPSGGSVYELELYPVVRAVAGLAPGMYHYDAHEHALRPIADAASPAVSTLVKSTSATLADGAEPQVLLVIGARTGRVMWTYEQVSYAVILKHVGVLMQTVYLAATAMGLGACAQGFGDTAAFVRAAGVDELEECSVGSIIVGTPLPGC